The following proteins are encoded in a genomic region of Desulfobulbaceae bacterium:
- a CDS encoding DUF4351 domain-containing protein yields MDQTSLNNNDYDTPWKDAVTRYFPEFMAFYFPEAHSQIDWEQPYTFLDQELAQVVQDAELGKRLIDRLVQVAILAGGEGWVYIHVEVQGGHDSQFAERMFTYNYRLYDRYRRPVASMAVLADDSTRWRPDSFGYQLFGCRHLLEFPIVKLCDHADRLESLLTQANSFALVTAAHLLTQQTKGDNDRRFAAKWRLTKLLYERNWDKQHIIDLFGVIDWMMRLPPELEKQLWQDITILERSKTMPYVTSVERIGIEKGIQQGIQQGIQQGMQQGMQQGESQLLGRLLVRRFGPLPQWVENHLTEATISQLEAWGDAVLDAKTLEEVFASSPAEH; encoded by the coding sequence ATGGATCAAACATCACTCAACAATAATGACTACGACACCCCGTGGAAAGATGCCGTCACCAGGTATTTCCCGGAGTTCATGGCCTTTTACTTTCCAGAAGCCCACTCCCAAATTGACTGGGAACAGCCATACACCTTCCTGGACCAGGAACTAGCCCAGGTTGTTCAGGATGCCGAACTTGGCAAACGCCTGATCGACCGTCTGGTCCAAGTCGCCATCCTTGCCGGCGGCGAAGGTTGGGTCTATATTCATGTTGAAGTGCAGGGCGGCCATGACAGCCAATTTGCCGAACGGATGTTCACCTACAACTACCGCCTGTACGATCGTTATCGCCGTCCTGTGGCAAGCATGGCGGTGCTGGCCGATGACAGCACCAGGTGGAGACCAGACAGTTTTGGATATCAGCTCTTCGGCTGCCGACACTTGCTGGAATTCCCAATTGTCAAATTGTGTGACCATGCAGATCGGCTTGAAAGCCTGTTGACTCAGGCCAATTCCTTCGCCCTGGTCACGGCGGCCCACCTGCTGACCCAACAAACCAAGGGGGACAATGATCGTCGGTTTGCTGCCAAGTGGCGGCTCACCAAACTCCTGTACGAACGAAACTGGGATAAACAACACATCATTGACCTATTCGGTGTTATCGACTGGATGATGCGACTTCCTCCAGAACTCGAAAAGCAGCTCTGGCAGGACATAACAATTCTTGAAAGGAGTAAAACCATGCCCTACGTCACCTCAGTAGAACGTATCGGAATCGAAAAAGGGATACAACAAGGGATACAACAAGGGATACAACAAGGGATGCAACAAGGGATGCAACAAGGAGAATCACAGCTCTTAGGGCGCCTGCTAGTTCGCCGGTTCGGACCGTTACCTCAATGGGTAGAAAACCACTTGACGGAGGCAACGATTTCGCAGCTGGAGGCATGGGGCGATGCCGTGTTGGATGCCAAGACCCTGGAAGAGGTATTTGCCTCAAGCCCGGCAGAGCATTGA